From the Corticium candelabrum chromosome 2, ooCorCand1.1, whole genome shotgun sequence genome, one window contains:
- the LOC134198273 gene encoding multiple epidermal growth factor-like domains protein 11: MDANLLVVFQFTRSNAVSQFRMFSNVMESSCGKTEAAEGVGIYNGCNRKSLTAGRMTSDNLIFKRAAVWVYGKPKCHPTTSSGCNARIGCCTCYHGYFGAACEYQCPDGRYGRDCKDTCQCKNGALCSHINGSCTCAAGYRGRLCDSLCAPGYYGVGCQKCNCPTKTSACNPFTGQCACFAGYGGERCVQRCGVGKYENTWGPQCANNCTCVNGTCDPLTGKCTCDVGYAGQNCNNPCSELQPVV; this comes from the exons ATGGATGCGAACCTCCTTGTTGTGTTTCAATTTACTAGATCCAACGCAGTGTCTCAGTTCAGAATGTTCAGCAACGTGATGGAGAGCAGTTGTGGTAAAACTGAGGCAGCTGAAGGCGTCGGTATCTATAATGGCTGTAATCGAAAGTCCTTAACAGCCGGACG CATGACTTCCGATAATTTGATATTTAAGCGAGCAGCTGTGTGGGTCTATGGCAAGCCCAAGTGTCACCCAACGACTTCCAGTGGATGCAATGCTCGTATTGGTTGCTGCACATGCTATCACGGATACTTTGGCGCCGCATGTGAGTATCAATGTCCGGATGGACGATATGGAAGAGACTGCAAAGATACTTGCCAATGCAAGAACGGAGCTTTG TGCTCGCACATTAATGGTTCGTGCACGTGTGCGGCTGGTTATAGAGGCAGGCTCTGTGATTCTTTATGTGCGCCTGGATACTATGGAGTTGGATGTCAGAAG TGCAATTGTCCAACCAAAACTTCAGCCTGTAACCCGTTTACCGGACAGTGTGCTTGTTTCGCCGGATATGGTGGTGAGCGTTGTGTCCAGCGGTGTGGCGTCGGAAAGTACGAAAACACTTGGGGACCACAATGTGCCAACAATTGTACTTGTGTCAATGGAAC ATGCGATCCTTTGACGGGCAAGTGTACATGTGACGTAGGCTACGCCGGGCAGAACTGCAACAATCCTTGTTCAGA GTTGCAACCAG TTGTGTAA